In Leishmania major strain Friedlin complete genome, chromosome 26, a genomic segment contains:
- a CDS encoding putative protein kinase, giving the protein MLAHPILASEDDEEYVIRVIFCLPALLDAYFDAVETICAEPSPPPESKTRADILYLTIQQRLVVLGRVPPSTFRHFDEVSGTETEDKELPKLIDQLRHVFLENKVDIGPQALLWRKRSLSLARECSDHMNRCRVRFSLSRKVRRKLVAYGSSPCAFSMISFGLIVIFSCSALVIIPAVQAPLASGLAVGCVACVLLVLSASLVSFNLFTAVRSLHILYSQLFHEYLIAGGSPSDILLNSLQEPSFKQRGKDGPRDSGTKRLEMGRETKTGYYTIPYGDENRIGYIEGKQLNAQVVMIAFDSNYQITWWNNAAEVMTGFLQDGCIGKPLNELVQCFNDEDVCSLIKHTRRGNLLKIKLCSLTAAPTTLSTVVAPILNCDSKPIGNVLICANSLDNLREYRIYMHNYQVSETIGALSFLSERSSLSHEDSTLVNSLRRFVRNGLANHVEALAREMESDWDWTSVEQLLGRALGHRIGLHEVIVDPLFPPTLCVNPDVAKTFGTVVGLANGHCTVTLQMLNLTGNVFSLAVTVLLGPKCRPWDQAQLEQQLEQLLRSTAGSVYLLEERVVLHFPCQVAPILDDGDEGDANPTSDQALQITQARAIINCTVNVVTAITNMVDQHNLSLILLKTMFVSLASVRERSDLEQRLSARPCDVDVIICDSEWLSSSRDLLMNNDHGAMVIPLIDAQMPVPGDVQHAIRMPLVRRDVQQLILEVGKAVSMKKNAISAREERERILTLRQDSPWTRGKLLGRGSYGAVYEATSDLTGGKMAVKMFYFSQNVESSISTLLNEVSIMCSLNHPNIVHYFHCERKDNNVSLFMELCEASLTDIIVGRRQKPAHLSVVQIIRQVLTAIAYLHSRGIAHRDVKPQNILLKGETVKLTDFGTAIQGNAGKEVRGTFRYMAPEVYKGDPHSLSCDIWSIGCLVCELFACPTPFMQNSSLLGEMTSTVDYLTRVPQNAVLIDFLAKCFQLDPERRWGAGDLLMHSLLSGNATASSLMKLETIFDAKHSNPLDPSSQSVFSLRSA; this is encoded by the coding sequence ATGCTAGCGCATCCTATCCTCGCCTccgaggatgacgaggagTATGTGATTCGTGTTATCTTCTGCCTGCCGGCCCTCCTCGATGCATACTTCGACGCGGTCGAGACGATTTGTGCGGAGCCGTCCCCGCCGCCAGAGTCCAAAACTCGCGCAGATATTCTGTACCTCACGAttcagcagcgcctggtTGTTCTGGGGCGCGTGCCTCCCAGCACATTTCGACATTTCGACGAAGTCTCCGGCACGGAGACAGAGGACAAGGAGCTTCCTAAACTCATTGATCAGCTGCGCCATGTCTTCCTCGAGAACAAGGTGGACATTGGCCCACAGGCACTCTTGTGGCGCAAGCGGTCCCTGTCGCTGGCGAGGGAGTGCTCCGATCATATGAATCGCTGCCGCGTCCGCTTTTCCTTGAGCAGGAAGGTGCGGCGCAAGCTGGTCGCGTACGGCTCGTCGCCGTGCGCATTCAGCATGATTTCTTTCGGTCTCATAGTCATCTTTTCTTGCAGTGCTCTAGTCATCATACCAGCCGTGCAGGCCCCACTGGCGAGTGGGCTGGCCGTCGGCTGTGTCGCTTGCGTGCTTCTTGTCCTCTCTGCATCCCTCGTCTCCTTCAACCTCTTCACTGCTGTGCGCTCCTTGCACATTTTGTACTCGCAGCTATTCCACGAGTACTTGATCGCCGGCGGGTCACCGTCTGACATCCTGCTAAATTCGTTGCAAGAGCCGTCCTTCAAACAACGGGGAAAGGACGGTCCGCGGGACAGTGGGACGAAGCGGCTAGAGATGGGTCGTGAGACCAAGACGGGCTACTACACCATCCCCTACGGCGACGAGAACAGAATTGGCTACATCGAGGGCAAGCAGCTGAATGCGCAGGTGGTGATGATCGCCTTCGATAGCAACTACCAGATTACATGGTGGAATAacgcggcggaggtgatgACGGGGTTCTTGCAAGACGGGTGCATCGGCAAGCCGCTGAACGAGCTTGTCCAGTGCTTCAACGACGAGGATGTGTGCTCCCTTATCAAGCACACGCGTCGCGGAAATCTGCTTAAGATCAAGCTCTGCTCCCTCACCGCAGCCCCAACAACACTCAGCACCGTGGTGGCACCAATTCTGAACTGCGACAGCAAACCCATCGGTAATGTGCTGATCTGCGCGAACTCGCTCGATAACTTGAGAGAGTACCGCATTTATATGCACAACTATCAAGTGAGCGAAACAATCGGTGCCTTGTCCTTCTTATCGGAGCGCTCCTCTCTGTCGCACGAAGATTCCACTCTCGTCAACTCCCTGAGGCGCTTTGTCAGGAACGGTCTGGCAAACCACGTGGAAGCCCTCGCGCGGGAGATGGAGTCTGACTGGGACTGGACAagcgtggagcagctgctgggtCGCGCCTTGGGTCATCGGATCGGGCTGCATGAGGTGATTGTGGACCCGCTGTTCCCGCCCACGCTATGCGTCAACCCAGACGTGGCCAAGACGTTTGGGACCGTCGTCGGGCTAGCCAATGGCCACTGTACGGTAACTCTACAAATGCTGAACTTGACAGGCAACGTCTTTTCGCTGGCCGTGACCGTGCTGCTGGGCCCCAAGTGCCGGCCGTGGGAtcaggcgcagctggagcaacagctggagcagctgttGCGCAGCACGGCAGGAAGCGTGTACCTTCTCGAGGAGCGCGTGGTGCTGCATTTCCCATGTCAAGTGGCACCGATCttggacgacggcgacgagggcgatGCCAACCCTACCTCCGACCAGGCGCTGCAGATCACGCAGGCCAGGGCCATCATCAACTGCACGGTGAACGTGGTGACCGCCATCACGAACATGGTGGATCAACACAACTTGTCCCTTATATTGCTCAAGACCATgtttgtctctctcgccagcgtgcgcgagcgcagcgACCTCGAGCAACGCTTGTCTGCCCGCCCATGTGATGTAGATGTGATTATTTGCGACAGCGAGTGGCTCAGCTCGTCCCGTGATCTTCTCATGAACAACGACCACGGCGCCATGGTGATCCCGCTGATCGATGCCCAGATGCCAGTTCCAGGCGATGTGCAGCACGCGATTCGCATGCCGCTTGTGCGACGggatgtgcagcagctcatctTGGAGGTTGGCAAGGCGGTGTCTATGAAGAAGAACGCCATCTCCGCCCGCGAGGAGCGTGAGCGAATCCTCACGCTGCGGCAGGACTCACCATGGACGCGCGGCAAGCTGCTCGGGCGCGGGTCGTACGGTGCCGTGTACGAGGCGACTAGCGATCTTACCGGCGGCAAGATGGCGGTGAAGATGTTCTACTTCTCGCAGAACGTCGAGTCGTCGATTAGCACGTTGCTGAACGAGGTCTCCATCATGTGCAGTCTGAACCACCCCAACATTGTGCACTACTTCCACTGCGAGCGCAAGGACAACAACGTAAGCTTGTTCATGGAGCTGTGCGAGGCTTCTCTAACAGACATCATTGTAGGACGGCGGCAAAAGCCGGCCCACCTGTCCGTCGTGCAGATCATTCGGCAAGTTCTGACCGCCATTGCTTACTTGCACAGTCGAGGCATCGCCCATCGAGATGTCAAACCCCAGAACATTCTTTTAAAGGGCGAGACGGTGAAGTTGACCGATTTTGGTACTGCGATTCAGGGCAATGCGGGCAAAGAGGTGCGAGGCACATTCCGGTACATGGCCCCGGAGGTCTACAAGGGTGACCCCCACTCACTGAGCTGCGACATATGGTCTATCGGCTGCCTTGTGTGCGAGCTGTTTGCGTGCCCGACCCCCTTCATGCAGAACTCATCGCTGCTGGGTGAGATGACATCCACCGTGGACTACCTGACGAGGGTGCCGCAAAACGCGGTCTTGATCGACTTTTTGGCGAAGTGCTTCCAACTTGACCCTGAGCGGCGCTGGGGAGCTGGTGATCTTCTCATGCATTCTCTGCTTTCCGGCAATGCCACAGCTTCATCTCTGATGAAGCTGGAGACGATTTTTGACGCGAAGCATAGCAATCCTCTCGACCCATCAAGCCAATCCGTGTTTTCCTTACGGTCTGCGTAA